One segment of Mycobacteriales bacterium DNA contains the following:
- a CDS encoding GNAT family protein, translating to MAIAPDGRSLVGRTVRLDVASEQDAEGLFAALDDDRVWEMGYGGSMGRPTSPAGWREVMARAAAEGRVKYVVRAIEPGNPRDGRILGTTSLGDLDLANEKVHLGWTAYTPQVWGTSVNPECKLLLLWHCFEHCGLGRVKLRTDVINVRSQAAIAKLGATREGVARRHLRRSDGTWRDSVIYSVIIDDWPQVKSGLEARLMS from the coding sequence ATGGCGATCGCTCCCGACGGCCGTTCGTTGGTCGGCCGGACCGTTCGACTCGATGTCGCCTCCGAGCAGGATGCCGAGGGACTGTTCGCCGCACTCGACGACGACCGGGTGTGGGAGATGGGGTACGGCGGCTCGATGGGCCGCCCGACGTCGCCTGCCGGCTGGCGTGAAGTGATGGCGCGGGCGGCGGCGGAGGGTCGGGTGAAGTACGTCGTGCGTGCCATCGAGCCCGGCAACCCTCGCGACGGCCGCATCTTGGGTACGACGAGTCTCGGTGACCTGGACCTTGCCAACGAGAAGGTCCACCTCGGTTGGACCGCCTACACCCCGCAGGTCTGGGGCACCTCGGTCAACCCGGAGTGCAAGCTGCTGTTGCTCTGGCACTGCTTCGAGCACTGTGGCCTGGGACGCGTGAAGCTACGCACCGATGTGATCAACGTCCGCTCACAAGCGGCGATCGCGAAGCTCGGCGCCACCCGCGAAGGCGTGGCGCGGCGCCACCTGCGCCGAAGCGACGGGACCTGGCGTGACTCGGTCATCTACTCGGTGATCATCGACGACTGGCCGCAGGTCAAAAGCGGCCTCGAAGCACGTCTCATGTCCTAG
- a CDS encoding adenylosuccinate synthase yields the protein MPAIALLGAQWGDEGKGKATDLLGEHADFVVKFNGGNNAGHTIVVDGETYALHLLPSGVITPGVTPVIGNGVVVDLGVLFSEIDAIEPRGIDCSKLVVSANAHVITPYHVLMDKVSERFLGNAKIGTTGRGIGPAYADKMSRLGVRVQDLLDEKILRQKVEGALDGKNQVLVKIFNRKAVAVDAIVDELLGYVERLRPMIADTSLLLSRALDDGKLVLLEAGQATMLDVDHGTYPFVTSSSATAGGACTGSGIPPTRIDRVVAVVKAYSTRVGSGPMPTELLDEQGERLRTVGGEYGVTTGRPRRCGWYDAVVARYAARVNGVTDFVLTKLDVLTGLEQIPVCTGYRVDGTVLDEMPMTQTEFHHAEPVYELFPGWDEDITGARSLDDLPKAARSYVDALETMSGAPMSVVGVGPGREQTIVVRPLV from the coding sequence ATGCCGGCGATTGCGCTGCTCGGTGCCCAGTGGGGCGACGAGGGCAAGGGCAAGGCCACGGATCTGCTCGGTGAGCACGCCGACTTCGTCGTGAAGTTCAACGGCGGCAACAACGCCGGCCACACCATCGTCGTCGACGGCGAGACCTACGCGCTGCACCTGCTCCCCTCCGGGGTGATCACGCCAGGAGTGACTCCGGTGATCGGCAACGGCGTCGTGGTCGACCTCGGCGTGCTGTTCAGCGAGATCGACGCCATCGAGCCGCGCGGGATCGACTGCTCGAAGCTGGTGGTGTCAGCCAACGCGCACGTCATCACGCCGTACCACGTGCTGATGGACAAGGTGAGCGAACGCTTCCTCGGCAACGCCAAGATCGGCACCACCGGGCGGGGCATCGGTCCGGCGTACGCCGACAAGATGTCGCGGCTCGGAGTGCGCGTGCAGGACCTGCTCGACGAGAAGATCCTGCGACAGAAAGTCGAGGGCGCACTCGACGGGAAGAACCAGGTCCTCGTCAAGATCTTCAACCGCAAGGCGGTCGCGGTCGACGCGATCGTTGACGAGCTGCTCGGGTACGTCGAGCGGCTGCGCCCGATGATCGCCGACACCTCGTTGCTGCTCAGCCGGGCGCTCGACGACGGGAAGCTCGTCCTGCTCGAGGCCGGACAGGCGACCATGCTCGACGTCGACCATGGCACGTACCCGTTCGTGACGTCGTCGAGTGCAACCGCCGGCGGCGCGTGCACCGGCTCGGGCATCCCGCCGACCCGCATCGACCGCGTGGTCGCGGTGGTGAAGGCGTACTCCACCCGGGTCGGGTCCGGTCCGATGCCGACCGAGCTGCTCGACGAGCAGGGCGAGCGGCTGCGGACAGTGGGCGGCGAGTACGGCGTCACGACCGGCCGGCCACGTCGGTGCGGCTGGTACGACGCGGTCGTCGCGCGCTACGCAGCGCGCGTCAACGGGGTCACCGACTTCGTGTTGACGAAGCTCGACGTGCTGACCGGACTGGAGCAGATCCCGGTCTGCACCGGCTACCGCGTGGACGGCACGGTCCTCGACGAGATGCCGATGACGCAGACCGAGTTTCATCACGCCGAGCCGGTCTACGAGCTCTTCCCGGGGTGGGACGAGGACATCACCGGCGCCCGTTCGCTCGACGACCTGCCGAAGGCGGCCCGCTCCTACGTCGATGCGCTCGAGACGATGTCGGGCGCGCCGATGTCGGTGGTCGGCGTCGGCCCCGGCCGTGAGCAGACCATCGTCGTACGTCCGTTGGTGTAG